GGTCCTGAAGCACTGGGCGCTTCCCCAATCCGTCCCGAGCTTCATGCTCCAACCCTCAAGCAAACCATCCGATGAGCCAACTCAAGATTTACAACACGCTCGCGCGTGACAAGCAGGATTTCGTTCCCATCCAGCCCGGCAAGGTCAACATGTACGTGTGCGGGATCACGGTCTACGATTACTGCCACGTCGGTCACGCCCGGATGATGATGGCGTTCGACGTCATCTATCGCTGGCTCAAGACCTCGGGCTATGAGGTCAGGTATGTCCGCAACATTACCGACATCGAAGACAAGATCATCAAGCGTGCGGTCGAGAACAAGGAAACGATCACCCAGCTGACCACGCGCTTTATCCAGGCCATGCATGAGGACAGCGATGCGCTCGGCATTCTGTCTCCGGATTTTGAACCGCGCGCGACCGAACACGTGCCGCACATGCTGTCGATCATCGACAAGCTGGAACAGAAGGAACTGGCCTACCAGGGCGAGGACGGCGACGTGAACTATGCCGTGCGCAACTTCCCCGGCTACGGCAAGCTGTCCGGCAAGTCGCTCGACGACCTGCGCGCCGGCGAGCGCGTCGACGTCAATACCGGCAAGCGCGATCCGCTCGACTTCGTGCTGTGGAAAGCGTCCAAGGAAAACGAACCCGACGAAGTGAAATGGGATTCGAAGTGGGGCAAGGGCCGTCCGGGCTGGCACATCGAGTGCTCGGCCATGTCGTGCGCGCTGCTGGGCGAGCATTTCGACATCCACGGCGGCGGCGCCGACCTGCAATTCCCGCACCACGAGAACGAGATCGCGCAATCCGAAGGCGCCTTCGGGCCCTTGATGGCGCGCTACTGGATCCACAACGGCTTCGTGCGCGTCGATAACGAGAAGATGTCCAAGTCGCTGGGCAATTTCTTCACGATCCGCGACGTGCTCAAGAAGTACAAGCAGCCCGAAGTGGTACGCTTTTTCATCGTCCGCGCCCACTACCGTAGCCCGTTGAATTACTCGGACGCCCATATCGACGACGCCAAGGGTGCGTTGACGCGCCTGTACACGGCGCTGTCCGAAGTCGACACCGGCGCGGAAGCAGTCGAGGTCGACTGGACCGAGACGCATGCGCAGCGCTTCCGCGACGCGATGAACGACGATTTCAACACACCGCTGGCAGTGGCTGAGCTGTTCGATTTGGCCTCCGAGGTTAACCGGACGGGATCGGTGGAGGCTGCGCGCCAGCTAAAGGCGCTTGGTGGTGTGCTTGGCCTTCTTCAAGACATCCCGCGTGACTTCCTGCAGGGTCGCCGGACAGTGCATGCAACGGCAAATATGACGGGAGTGTCCGCATTGGCAGCTGCCGGAACAGTAACCTCGGAAGAAGATCGTATTAACGACGCCATCGCGCGCCGCGCCGCTGCCAAGAAGGCGCGCAATTTCCAGGAAGCCGACGCGATCCGCGCCGAGCTCACGGGCGCCGGCATCGTCCTCGAGGACAAGCCCGACGGCAGCACCAACTGGCGCCGCGCCTGAGTCGCGGCGCATCGGCATGGCACTTTCCAAGGACCTCATGGGCGCCGCTTCGTCACTTTCCGGCGACCAGCCCGGCAATCCGGACGCGCAGCCTTGGCTGCCGCCGTACTGGGCGGAGGCGAAGGCCGAGCTGATGCGGCGCGACCGCATCATGAACAAGCTGATCCCGCAATTCGGCGACCTGCAGCTGCACGGCCATCCGGACCCGTTCACGACGCTGGCGCGCTCGATCGTCGGCCAGCAGGTCACGGCCAAGGCTGCCGAGCTGGCCTGGCAAAAGCTGCGCACGCTGTGCCCGAAGATGACGCCGGCACAGGTGATCAAGGCCGGCGCCGGCGAGTTGTCCGGCTGCGGCCTGTCCAAGCGCAAGACCGAATACATCCTCGACTTGGCCGACCATTTCAAGGCCAAGCGCGTGCATGCCGACCAGTGGTCGGAAATGGATGACGAAGCCGTGATCGCGGAGCTGGTCCGGATTCGCGGCATCACCCGCTGGACAGCCGAGATGTTTTTGATATTTAATCTGCTCAGGCCGAACGTGCTGCCGCTCGACGATGCCGGCCTGATCCAGGGCATCAGCCAGAACTATTTTTCCGGAGAGCCAGTCTCGCGCAGCGATGCGCGCGAGGTCGCGGCCAACTGGGAGCCCTGGCGCACAGTTGCCACATGGTATTTGTGGCGTAGTCTGGACCCGATTACCGGTTAAAATAGCCGTTTTCAAAGGGCCTTGGAAAACCTACTGCGCGTTGCATTTCCGTTCTGCGATGCTCGCCGTACCGTAAGTACGGCTGCGCTTCTCTAACGGAACTGCCGCCGCTCGCTACGGTTTTGCAAGGCCCTCGGCGCCGCATGACGATTTCCGCGGCCACGAACAAACCCGGAGGACCAATGAGTAAAACAACTTTCCTCAGTTTTGAACAGCCGATCGCCGAGCTGGACTCCAAGATTGAAGAGCTTCGCTTCGTGCAAGACGATTCGGCCGTCGACATCTCGGAAGAGATCGACCGCCTGGCCAAGAAGAGCCAGCAACTGACGAAAGACATCTATGCCAAGCTGACCCCGTGGCAGGTTTCGCAGATCGCGCGCCATCCGCAGCGTCCGTACACGATGGATTACGTGAACGCGATCTTCACCGACTTCCACGAGCTGCACGGCGACCGCACCTTCGCCGACGACCAGTCGATCATCGGCGGCCTGGCGCGTTTCAACGGCCAGTCGTGCATGGTCATCGGTCACCAGAAGGGCCGCGACACCAAGGAGCGCGCGATGCGCAACTTCGGCATGCCGCGTCCGGAAGGCTATCGCAAGGCGATGCGCCTGATGAAGCTGGCCGAGAAATTCAACTTGCCGATCTTCACTTTCGTGGACACCCCGGGCGCCTTCCCCGGCATCGACGCGGAAGAGCGCGGCCAGTCGGAAGCGATCGGCCACAACCTGTACGTCATGGCCGAGCTGAAAGTGCCGCTGATCGCCACCATCATCGGCGAAGGCGGTTCGGGCGGCGCGCTGGCGATCGCCGTCGGCGATGCCGTGCTGATGCTGCAGTACTCGACCTACTCGGTCATCTCGCCGGAAGGCTGCGCCTCGATCCTGTGGAAGACCTCGGAACGCGCGGCCGAAGCCGCCGACGCGCTGGGCCTGACCGCGCATCGCCTGAAAGCGATCGGCCTGATCGACAAGATCGTCAGCGAGCCGCTGGGCGGCGCCCACCGCGACCCGGCCGCCATGGCCCAGGGCCTCAAGCGCGCGCTGGCCGACACCCTGCGCCAGTTCCAGGGCATGAAGACCAAGGACCTGCTGGAAGCCCGTCACGCCAAGCTGATGGCTTACGGTAAGTTCAAGGAAACCCTGCCGCGCGAAGAAGAGTGAAGCAAGTACATCGCGGACCGGGCGCAGCGTCCGGTCCGGCTGCAGACCTTGCAGCCCACATCGCGCCAGCACTCGATGCTGTGCGCGATTCGTTTTTTCAGGACCGCCAACCGTCGATCGCGGTCGCCCTGAGCGGCGGCCTCGATTCGATCGTCCTGCTGCGTCTCGCGCACGGGTACGCGCACGCGCGCGGCCTGGACCTGTTCGCCTTCCACGTCCACCACGGCCTGAGTCCGAACGCCGATGCGTGGCGCGCGCATTGCGCCGCGGCCGCCGCCGAACTCGGGGTGCCGTTCGACGCGCGCGCCGTCACGGTGGAGAAGGGCGCCAGCGGCATCGAAGCGGCCGCGCGCAAGCGACGCTATGCCGCGCTCGGCGAGATGTCCAGAGTCCACGGCGCCACGCTGCTGCTCACCGCCCACCATCTCGACGACCAGGCCGAGACCGTGCTGCTGCAGCTGCTGCGCGGCTCCGGCCCGGCGGGCCTGTCCGGCATGGACGCGGCCAACCGCGCGCCGACGCTGCTCGGCGACGACCATCTGGTGATGGCGCGTCCGCTGCTGCAGGCGACGCGCGCATCGCTGGAGGCGTACGCCGAAGGGCAGGGCGTCGCCTGGGTCGAGGACGAATCGAACGTCGATCCGCGCTACGCCCGCAACGCCTTGCGCCACACGGTGATGCCGGCGCTGTCCCGGGCCTTCCCGGGCTTCCAGCATCGTCTGGCGCGCGCCAGCGGGCATATGCAATCGGCCCAGCGCCTGCTCGACGAGTTGGCCGAGCAGGATCTGGCGGCCTGCGTGCACGTCGACGGCGCCATCGAATCCGTTGAGCTGGGCTACCTGCGCGGACTCTCGAGCGATCGCGTCAACAACCTGCTGCGCCGCTGGTTTTCGCGCCGCGGTCTTGCGATGCCGTCTGCCGCATGGCTGGAGCAGATGGTCGCCCAGCTGTTCAACGCGCGCGAGGACGCGCAACTGCTCGTCAACCATCAGGAAGTCGAGGTGCGGCGCCACCGCGACCGGCTCTACCTCGTGCCGCACCAGCGCGACCTGGCCGGCATGCGCGACCCGGACGACGAAGGCCTGATCGTCAAGCACGCCCAGGCCTTCACCTGGCGCGGCGAAGCCAGCCTGGCTTTCCCGGATTACGGCGGCGTGCTGCATTTCGATCGCGCCGGGAGCGGCTTCGATCCGGCCTGGCTGCAGGCTCGGCCGCTCGAGATCGACTTCCGCAAGGGCGGCGAAAAACTGAAGCTGGCGCCGAACCGCCCGCGCCGCATCCTGAAGCACCTGTACCAGGCGGCGGACGTGCCTGCCTGGGAACGCATGCGCCTGCCGATCGTCAGCAGCGGCTTCGAACTCCTGTTCGCGGCCGGAGTCGGCATGGATTGCCAGCGCCTCTCGGACGGCCCGGATCGTATCGCGCTGCGCTGGGAGGTCGTCTAGCAAAGCCGGAGGCGCTGTCGGGAATATGACATCTTTGCATTACCATATTCCGATTCGGTATAGGATTATCCGCTTGGCGTCTTGAGATTCTGCAGCGCAGCATGTAGAGTTCAAGGCTCAATTGATTTTTTACAAGCGGAAATCCCCACTGTCATGGCTTTAATAGTCCACAAATACGGCGGGACGTCGATGGGTTCGACGGACCGAATCAAGAATGTCGCGGCCCGTGTCGCCAAATGGCATGACGCCGGCCACCAGGTCGTGGTTGTCCCGTCGGCGATGTCGGGCGAAACCAACCGTCTGATCGCGCTGGCCAAGGAAATCATGGCCCAGCCCGATCCGCGCGAACTGGACATGATCGCCTCGACCGGCGAGCAAGTCTCGGTCGGCCTGCTGGCGATGGCGCTGCTGGCGCGCGGCAAGGACGCGGTGTCGTACACCGGCTGGCAGGTGGGGATCAAGACCGACTCGGCATTCACCAAGGCGCGCATCCAGTCGATCGACGACACGCGCGTGCGCAACGACCTGGCCGCCGGCAAGATCGTGATCATCACCGGCTTCCAGGGCATGGATGAACAGGGCAATATCTCGACGCTGGGCCGCGGCGGCTCGGATACCTCGGCGGTGGCGATCGCCGCCGCGCTGAAGGCCGACGAATGCCTGATCTACACCGACGTCGACGGTGTCTACACCACCGACCCGCGCGTGGTCGACGAGGCGCGCCGCCTGTCCAAGATCACGTTCGAGGAAATGCTGGAGCTGGCCTCGCTGGGTTCGAAAGTGCTGCAGACCCGCTCCGTCGAATTCGCCGGCAACTACCGCGTGCCGACACGCGTGCTGTCGTCGCTGACCGATCCCCTGATGCCGCTGGAAGAAGAAGCCAACTCGGGTACCCTGATTTCGTTTGAGGAAGAAAGCAACATGGAACAAGCCGTCATCTCGGGCATCGCCTTTCACCGCGATGAAGCCAAAATCACCGTCCTGGGCGTGCCGGACAAGCCGGGCGTCGCGTACCACATCCTGGGTCCGGTGTCGGACGCCAACATCGAAGTCGACATGATCATACAGAACGTGTCGGTCGAGGGTAAGACCGACTTCACGTTCACGGTGTCGCGCAACGACTACCAGCGCGCCCTGGCCGTGCTGGAAGCCAACAAGGAAAGGCTGGGCTTCACCCGCCTGCTTGGCGACGCCAAGGTCTCGAAGGTGTCGGCCGTTGGCGTGGGCATGCGCAGCCACGTCGGCGTCGCCTCGAAGATGTTCCAGACGCTGGCCGACGAGGGCATCAACATCATGATGATCTCGACCTCCGAGATCAAGATTTCGGTACTGATCGACGAGAAGTATATGGAGCTGGCCGTACGCGCCCTGCATAAAGCGTTTGATCTGGAGAAAGCTTAACTTTTTCTAAAAAAAATGGCCGCGCTTCCTTGACCAAATTAAGTGTGGCTATTAATATGCGTGCACTCAGCGACAACGAGAAGCACTGTTGAAGTTGATTGGAGACGTGGCCGAGTGGCCGAAGGCACATCCCTGCTAAGGATGCATATGGCTTATACCCGTATCGTGGGTTCGAATCCCACCGTCTCCGCCAAGTTTCAGACAAAAAAGCCGTCGCAAGACGGCTTTTTTGTTTTCCGCGGCCGGGCAGGCGAGCAGGGCGACAGTTCGCCCTGCAGGTGGGATTCGAAGCCGCGCGCCTGCAAGCGCGCGGGCGGTCCGCGGCATGTGGACGAATCCCACCGTCTCCGCCAAGTTTCAAACAAAAAAGCCGTCGCAAGACGGCTTTTTTGTTTTCCGCGGCCGGGCAGGCGAGCAGGGCGACAGTTCGCCCTGCGGGTGGGATTCGAAGCCGCGCGCCTGCAAGCGCGCGGGCGCGCATCACCACATGATCGTATGGCCTTGTTGCAGAGGTCGAGCGAGCGCTTGAGCGCTCTGGTGGTCCTGACCGTATCGTCGCGGCGAGTAGCCCATCTGGCGCTTGAAAGTCGCACAGAAGGCGCTTTCCGACTCGTATCCGAGCGCGTGCGCAACAGTGGCGATGGAATCGCGGGCGTGCACCAGTCTGTCGGCAGCCAGGAGCATACGCCAGCGGGTAACGTATTCCATCGGCGTGACGCCAACGGCCCGTTTGAACTTCAACGCAAAGGTCGAGCGCGACATGCCGGCACGGCGCCCGAGCTCACTCAGTGTCCAGCGGTAGGCAGGTGCGAGGTGGACGGCCTCGATGGCTGCGCCCAACTGCTGGTCTGCCAGTGCAAAAAGCCAACCCACCCCGCTGGCGTCACTGCTTGTCATGTACAGCCTGAGCGCCTGCACCAGCATGACATAGGCAATTTGCTGCGCGATCAAGAAGCTGCCTGGCTCTGCTTCGCGCTGCTCCAGCATCAGGCGGTCGAGCGCCCACCGCATTGCTGTTCGGTCAGATTCCTTGCGTAGCAATACAACGGGAGGAAGCATCTGTAGCAGCACGCCCGCATGCCGGCCAGCGAACGTGAAATGCGCGCCAACGGTCATGCAACTCCCGCCGCCGTTCACAGTCCGTACGGTTCCCTGCATGGGTACGCGCACGAGCGAGGCGGCATCAACCGGAGGCAGTGCCAGGTCGCTGGCCAGCCGGAAGGGGCGGCCATGTGGCAACAGGATGCAATCACCGGCCTCCAAGCGCTGCGGATCAGGCACGCCGTCGACCATCAACCAGCAAGCGCCAGCGATGATGGCATATAGCTTCATTCCGTCGTGCGCAGCGAATTGCAAAGCCCAATCGCCGCCTTGGTCGAGGCCGCCCGAGAAGAAACTACGCGGCCGAAGGAATGAGAGTACTTCAGATAAGGGATCCATGTTCGGACGATCGCGACAAACATATGGATTCTACAGCATGGATCGTCTCACTTGAGCGCCATACAATGCTTTCATCCCAGCGCAACGGCGTACTGGATATCCTTAAAACAAGGAACTCATCATGCGTATTTTCATGACCGGTGCGACCGGCTTCATCGGTTCACGCGTTGTCCAAGACCTGCTCGAGGCAGGCCATCAGGTACCCGGACTCGCCAGGACCGACGACGCTGTGCTCGCCCTTGCGGCTGCCGGTGCGCAAGCGCTGCGCGGTGACCTGACGGACTTGATCAGCCTGCGTCGCGGTGTCGCCGACTGCGATGGCGTGATCCATACCGCTTTTGTCCACGAGGATATGAGCAGGTTCAAGCAAGCCTGTGACATCGACCTCAATGCGATCAATGCCATGGCTGAGGCACTGGCAAGGACTAACCGTCCGCTGGTGGTTACCTCCGGCACAGCAGCCCACACAGAAGACCTTGCGGCGCCTGTCGGGAGCATCGCAGTGCCGCGTATGTCAGAACAGGCAGCAACAAAAGCCGTGGCACAGCAAATGCGGGCATCGATAGTGCGCTTGCCGCAAGTGCACGACCGCAACAGGCAAGGGCTGGTGAGCTACCTGATCGCCTTGGCCCGTGCAAAAGGGATGTCAGCCTACATCGAAGAGGGTATGAACCGTTGGCCGGCCGTGCATCGCTCCGATGCAGCATTGCTGTATCGCCAAGTACTTGAATACGGACTCGCCGGCGCGCGCTACCATGCAGTTGCTGAAGAAGGCGTTACGCTGCGTGCAATTGCTGAGGCAATCGGGCGGCGCCTCGGCGTGCCGGTGGTCTCGCTGTCACGCGAAGACGCCGGCGACCACTTCGGCTGGCTGGCCTTTTTCGTCGGGCTCGACATGCCCGCATCGAGCGCACTGACGAGGGCGCGCCTCCATTGGCGGCCCAAGCAAGCCGACACCATGATCGAAGATAGAGAAAGTAGCAGCGCAAGAAAGTAGCAGCGCATTTGACGGTCGCGTGCAATCCGCGGGTAGCAGGTAGACTGCAACGTCAATTTTCGACCGTACCGGACATCGCTGGTTGTGCTCGATAACCGATCATGGCTAAGCTTTTGCTACCCTTATCTCCAGCAAACTGCCGGTAGCGTATCATCCTCGACCTGCCGCGTCTTCATGTGTACACCGGAGACCATGCGGCTTGACAGCGGAGCGAGCTTATCAGCGCTTTACTTGATCGTCCGGGACTGGGCAAACGCGCCACGCGCGGCGGTGATTGCATCAGAGTGCGCTGCAACCCACTCAGCCAGCCCGCGCACCGGAGATAGAAAATTTTCTCCGAGTTCGGTCAGCGCGTATTCGACTTGTGGCGGCTTGACCGGGGTGACCGTGCGTGTCACAAAGCCATTCTCTTCCAAATCCCGCAGTGTCTGCGCGAGCATTTTCTGGCTGATCTCGCCAATGTCCTTGCGCAGGGCATTGAACCGGCGTGGCCCACGGCCGAGTGTTCGAACCACAAGCAAAGTCCATTTATCGCAAATCCGCGCCAGCATGCGGCTCAGGTGCTCACAGGTAGCGGGATCTTTTTGCTCACCTGGTTTCGATTTGGTGCCTTCTTGTGCAACCATTTGAAGCCTCCTAATATGGTTTCTCCTAGTTACTACCATACATGAGGAAACCATGAATGTTAAGCCCCGTATTGCCCTGATCATTGGTTCGACGCGCGCAACGCGTTTCGCGGACAAGCCTGCTCAGTGGATGTTGAAGCAGGCACGAGCGCGACAGGATATGGACGTCGACATCGTCGACCTGCGCGACCATCCTTTGCCGTTTTTCGACGAGGTCGCGTCAAACCTGCGTGTGCCAAGCAAAGATCCCGAGGCGATTCGCTGGCAACAAACCGTTGGCAAATTCGACGGTTTCATTTTCGTCGTGGCCGAGTACAACCACTCGATCACGGCCGCGTTGAAAAACGCCTTGGACCAGTCGTACA
This genomic stretch from Massilia sp. 9096 harbors:
- the cysS gene encoding cysteine--tRNA ligase, with the translated sequence MSQLKIYNTLARDKQDFVPIQPGKVNMYVCGITVYDYCHVGHARMMMAFDVIYRWLKTSGYEVRYVRNITDIEDKIIKRAVENKETITQLTTRFIQAMHEDSDALGILSPDFEPRATEHVPHMLSIIDKLEQKELAYQGEDGDVNYAVRNFPGYGKLSGKSLDDLRAGERVDVNTGKRDPLDFVLWKASKENEPDEVKWDSKWGKGRPGWHIECSAMSCALLGEHFDIHGGGADLQFPHHENEIAQSEGAFGPLMARYWIHNGFVRVDNEKMSKSLGNFFTIRDVLKKYKQPEVVRFFIVRAHYRSPLNYSDAHIDDAKGALTRLYTALSEVDTGAEAVEVDWTETHAQRFRDAMNDDFNTPLAVAELFDLASEVNRTGSVEAARQLKALGGVLGLLQDIPRDFLQGRRTVHATANMTGVSALAAAGTVTSEEDRINDAIARRAAAKKARNFQEADAIRAELTGAGIVLEDKPDGSTNWRRA
- a CDS encoding DNA-3-methyladenine glycosylase, with protein sequence MALSKDLMGAASSLSGDQPGNPDAQPWLPPYWAEAKAELMRRDRIMNKLIPQFGDLQLHGHPDPFTTLARSIVGQQVTAKAAELAWQKLRTLCPKMTPAQVIKAGAGELSGCGLSKRKTEYILDLADHFKAKRVHADQWSEMDDEAVIAELVRIRGITRWTAEMFLIFNLLRPNVLPLDDAGLIQGISQNYFSGEPVSRSDAREVAANWEPWRTVATWYLWRSLDPITG
- a CDS encoding acetyl-CoA carboxylase carboxyltransferase subunit alpha — protein: MSKTTFLSFEQPIAELDSKIEELRFVQDDSAVDISEEIDRLAKKSQQLTKDIYAKLTPWQVSQIARHPQRPYTMDYVNAIFTDFHELHGDRTFADDQSIIGGLARFNGQSCMVIGHQKGRDTKERAMRNFGMPRPEGYRKAMRLMKLAEKFNLPIFTFVDTPGAFPGIDAEERGQSEAIGHNLYVMAELKVPLIATIIGEGGSGGALAIAVGDAVLMLQYSTYSVISPEGCASILWKTSERAAEAADALGLTAHRLKAIGLIDKIVSEPLGGAHRDPAAMAQGLKRALADTLRQFQGMKTKDLLEARHAKLMAYGKFKETLPREEE
- the tilS gene encoding tRNA lysidine(34) synthetase TilS, which encodes MAPALDAVRDSFFQDRQPSIAVALSGGLDSIVLLRLAHGYAHARGLDLFAFHVHHGLSPNADAWRAHCAAAAAELGVPFDARAVTVEKGASGIEAAARKRRYAALGEMSRVHGATLLLTAHHLDDQAETVLLQLLRGSGPAGLSGMDAANRAPTLLGDDHLVMARPLLQATRASLEAYAEGQGVAWVEDESNVDPRYARNALRHTVMPALSRAFPGFQHRLARASGHMQSAQRLLDELAEQDLAACVHVDGAIESVELGYLRGLSSDRVNNLLRRWFSRRGLAMPSAAWLEQMVAQLFNAREDAQLLVNHQEVEVRRHRDRLYLVPHQRDLAGMRDPDDEGLIVKHAQAFTWRGEASLAFPDYGGVLHFDRAGSGFDPAWLQARPLEIDFRKGGEKLKLAPNRPRRILKHLYQAADVPAWERMRLPIVSSGFELLFAAGVGMDCQRLSDGPDRIALRWEVV
- a CDS encoding aspartate kinase → MALIVHKYGGTSMGSTDRIKNVAARVAKWHDAGHQVVVVPSAMSGETNRLIALAKEIMAQPDPRELDMIASTGEQVSVGLLAMALLARGKDAVSYTGWQVGIKTDSAFTKARIQSIDDTRVRNDLAAGKIVIITGFQGMDEQGNISTLGRGGSDTSAVAIAAALKADECLIYTDVDGVYTTDPRVVDEARRLSKITFEEMLELASLGSKVLQTRSVEFAGNYRVPTRVLSSLTDPLMPLEEEANSGTLISFEEESNMEQAVISGIAFHRDEAKITVLGVPDKPGVAYHILGPVSDANIEVDMIIQNVSVEGKTDFTFTVSRNDYQRALAVLEANKERLGFTRLLGDAKVSKVSAVGVGMRSHVGVASKMFQTLADEGINIMMISTSEIKISVLIDEKYMELAVRALHKAFDLEKA
- a CDS encoding AraC family transcriptional regulator → MDPLSEVLSFLRPRSFFSGGLDQGGDWALQFAAHDGMKLYAIIAGACWLMVDGVPDPQRLEAGDCILLPHGRPFRLASDLALPPVDAASLVRVPMQGTVRTVNGGGSCMTVGAHFTFAGRHAGVLLQMLPPVVLLRKESDRTAMRWALDRLMLEQREAEPGSFLIAQQIAYVMLVQALRLYMTSSDASGVGWLFALADQQLGAAIEAVHLAPAYRWTLSELGRRAGMSRSTFALKFKRAVGVTPMEYVTRWRMLLAADRLVHARDSIATVAHALGYESESAFCATFKRQMGYSPRRYGQDHQSAQALARPLQQGHTIMW
- a CDS encoding SDR family oxidoreductase encodes the protein MRIFMTGATGFIGSRVVQDLLEAGHQVPGLARTDDAVLALAAAGAQALRGDLTDLISLRRGVADCDGVIHTAFVHEDMSRFKQACDIDLNAINAMAEALARTNRPLVVTSGTAAHTEDLAAPVGSIAVPRMSEQAATKAVAQQMRASIVRLPQVHDRNRQGLVSYLIALARAKGMSAYIEEGMNRWPAVHRSDAALLYRQVLEYGLAGARYHAVAEEGVTLRAIAEAIGRRLGVPVVSLSREDAGDHFGWLAFFVGLDMPASSALTRARLHWRPKQADTMIEDRESSSARK
- a CDS encoding helix-turn-helix domain-containing protein encodes the protein MVAQEGTKSKPGEQKDPATCEHLSRMLARICDKWTLLVVRTLGRGPRRFNALRKDIGEISQKMLAQTLRDLEENGFVTRTVTPVKPPQVEYALTELGENFLSPVRGLAEWVAAHSDAITAARGAFAQSRTIK
- a CDS encoding NADPH-dependent FMN reductase translates to MNVKPRIALIIGSTRATRFADKPAQWMLKQARARQDMDVDIVDLRDHPLPFFDEVASNLRVPSKDPEAIRWQQTVGKFDGFIFVVAEYNHSITAALKNALDQSYKEWNRKPFTAIGYGSVGGARAIEHLRGIGVELQMVSTRATMHIGGSDFMKVFPMGGNQPIEDIEAGILPSATAALDELVWWAQATMTSRAATA